One Sphaerisporangium krabiense DNA segment encodes these proteins:
- a CDS encoding response regulator gives MTTRVLIADDQPLIRAGLVALFTAAPGFTVAGEAADGEQAVALAAETRPDVILMDVRMPVLDGIAATRDILAGDADPMPRVIVLTTFDLPEYVYTALSEGASGFLLKDTPPDRIISAVRAIAAGDILLAPAITHRLIETYADQHRATSLTRSRLSELTARETEILRFVAYGLTNQEIAGRLVLSEATVKTHVKRLMAKLALNSRAQAVVVAYESGLVTPRSDRDL, from the coding sequence ATGACCACCCGCGTGCTGATCGCCGACGACCAGCCGTTGATCCGCGCCGGCCTCGTCGCCCTCTTCACCGCGGCGCCCGGCTTCACGGTCGCCGGGGAGGCGGCCGACGGCGAGCAGGCCGTGGCCCTGGCCGCCGAGACCAGGCCCGACGTGATCCTCATGGACGTCCGGATGCCGGTACTCGACGGCATCGCCGCCACCCGCGACATCCTCGCGGGCGATGCCGACCCGATGCCGCGCGTGATCGTGCTGACCACCTTCGACCTGCCGGAATACGTCTACACCGCGCTCAGCGAAGGCGCCTCCGGCTTCCTGCTCAAGGACACCCCGCCCGACCGGATCATCTCCGCGGTGCGCGCCATCGCCGCCGGCGACATCCTGCTCGCCCCCGCCATCACCCATCGCCTGATCGAGACGTACGCCGACCAGCACCGCGCCACCTCCCTGACCCGTTCGCGGCTGTCCGAGCTCACCGCGCGGGAGACGGAGATCCTCCGTTTCGTCGCCTACGGCCTGACCAACCAGGAGATCGCGGGACGGCTGGTGCTCAGCGAGGCGACGGTCAAGACGCACGTCAAGCGCCTGATGGCCAAGCTCGCTCTCAACAGCCGCGCCCAGGCCGTCGTCGTGGCGTACGAATCAGGACTTGTCACACCACGCAGCGATCGTGACCTCTGA
- a CDS encoding sensor histidine kinase, producing MRFQPILVDVLLAVVLTGLMTATVVAYGGADPSAFALIVLMIAPIAVRQRAPVITMCVMLGALTVYAMLNDDLFINTGLGVLVAMFTVATLRPRWVAALMFAATTLVMASVYLTLSPVMTWPETMQAIVIVLVAWGLGESTRRWGERVEHLAERATQAAADERIRIARELHDVVAHHMSVVSLQAGVAQYVLDSDLATARQAIATVGDTSREALTEMRRLLDVLRIDGHGELGPQPGLADLDGLVARMRRAGVPVDVEVRGERRPLAPGPDLCAYRVAQESLTNILKHAGPATARVTLDYTAGHLLTLEIVNTGNPPPPPGPGHTPRGIHNMRERAELYGGTVTAGPVDGGFGVVLRLPTGRDR from the coding sequence GTGCGATTTCAGCCGATCTTGGTGGACGTGTTGCTCGCCGTCGTGCTCACCGGGCTCATGACGGCCACCGTCGTGGCGTACGGCGGTGCTGATCCGTCCGCCTTCGCCCTCATCGTGCTCATGATCGCACCCATCGCGGTACGGCAACGGGCCCCCGTGATCACGATGTGCGTGATGCTCGGCGCGCTGACCGTGTACGCGATGCTCAATGACGATCTGTTCATCAACACGGGGCTGGGCGTCCTGGTGGCGATGTTCACGGTCGCGACGCTGCGGCCCCGGTGGGTGGCGGCGCTGATGTTCGCGGCGACGACCCTCGTGATGGCCTCGGTGTACCTGACGCTGTCACCGGTCATGACGTGGCCGGAGACGATGCAGGCCATAGTGATCGTGCTCGTCGCGTGGGGCCTCGGCGAGAGCACGCGGCGCTGGGGCGAACGGGTGGAGCACCTCGCCGAACGCGCCACGCAGGCCGCCGCCGACGAACGGATCCGCATCGCGCGCGAACTCCACGACGTGGTGGCCCACCATATGTCCGTGGTGTCCTTACAGGCGGGCGTGGCCCAGTACGTCCTCGACAGCGACCTGGCCACCGCGCGGCAAGCCATCGCGACCGTCGGCGACACCAGCCGCGAGGCGCTGACGGAGATGCGGCGGCTGCTCGACGTGCTGCGCATCGACGGCCACGGCGAACTCGGCCCCCAGCCCGGCCTGGCGGACCTGGACGGCCTGGTCGCGCGCATGAGACGGGCGGGCGTGCCCGTGGACGTCGAGGTGCGCGGCGAGCGGCGGCCCTTGGCGCCGGGGCCGGACCTGTGCGCGTACCGCGTCGCCCAGGAGTCGCTGACCAACATCCTCAAGCACGCCGGACCGGCCACGGCGCGCGTGACGCTCGACTACACCGCCGGCCACCTGCTGACGCTGGAGATCGTCAACACCGGGAACCCGCCACCGCCGCCCGGCCCCGGCCACACTCCCCGCGGCATTCACAACATGCGGGAACGCGCCGAGCTGTACGGCGGCACCGTGACCGCCGGGCCCGTGGACGGCGGGTTCGGCGTCGTGCTGCGACTCCCCACGGGACGTGACCGATGA